A window of Dehalogenimonas sp. WBC-2 genomic DNA:
ACTATATTTCCGGCATTCTCCATCAAATGGCGAAGGATGATGTTTTCCGTCCTAGTTAAACGAACTTCTTTGTCACCAACGTGAACCCTATGAAGACTCGCATCTAATCGGAGTAGGCCTGCAACTATATACTGGTCTTGGTTGACCCCCCGGGATCTCCTTAAGATTGATTTAGCACGCGCTAACAATTCCAATGGGTGGATAGGCTTGCTGATGTAATCATCTGCTCCAAATTCAATCGACCTGATCAAAGAAGATTCATCATGATCAATATCAATCACAATGAGAGGGACAGAGGAGTACAGCCGTATAGCTTTTATCATCTCGAAACTGTCCATATCTGGAATAGCCAAATCAAGAATTACTAAGTCTGGTGGCTGTTGTTCAAAGGAGACCAGCCCTGCATTTCCCGTCGCTACATTAACGAGAATAACCCCTGGCACACACATGTTGAAAATAGAACCAATGGCTTCTATGTCCGACTTTACTGGCTCTAGGAGCAAAATATTCACAAATTCCCCCTGTTAATTGGCCACGATAAAACATCGTACGAAGAAACGACTGAATCGTACAAATTCTAACCGCGAGACAAACCATCGATAATTTGCGGTCTAGGCTTGTCCAGATATAAAACTAGATTTTCAAAACCCCATTCATGCAGATTCGGCGGCTCAACGTTGGATGGAAAATTTGGATGGACAATTCACCTTTATTTTGCCTTTCGTTTTCAATTACTGACGTTTTAGGTTTGTTAATGGACTCACAAGTTTCTCAAGCAGACATTATATCGATCGAAGGTGGCGCTCCAGGTAAATATCGGCGAACAATTAGTTAATTACGGTAACTAATTGTTACTGACGAATATGTTATCGTAAATAATCAGGGGAGGTTGTTCAAATCCAAAAACAACAGGCCGGGCGAGTTAAACCAAAGAATAAGATCCCACTCCAACTAAATAGTATCGCCAAGATCTAAGGTCGTTCGCTAAAAGGAACCGTTCAAGGGCTGTTTAATTGATCGATAAGAGTCTACTAGATGGTAGATCGTCACTGTGACAAAGGGAGCCTAAGCCGGGAAAACCAACGAACTGTGCAGCAAAGCATATTGTCCCTGACAGCATCCGCCATAAGAGAAAAGCAAATACACTGGTGTTTCGATCAGCGAGCTCAAATGACTTAACCCTTGGAAGATGACAACCGAAGTATCAAAACAAACCACAGCCGACAGGCGCTTGGCACTTGGGTGCTTAAAGAGTTTGTGGTATAAATTTATTGAGCCCAAGCCAGGGTGGTGGGCGGTGGAGTTTGCCAGGGCGAATCTCGGGCTCATGATGGGAGTGTCTGTATCTTTGCTGGCGCCACTCGGTGTTCAAGCATCATTTACCGATTTTTGGGGAAACTGGATAAGAAGATCGAGAAGCCACGTGAATGGGAGATCGTATTGCATTCATTCGTAGAATTTGCGCTCGCTAAGGATGGAGTTGAGGATGGTGAGGAGAAAGGCTTTAGCACGTATTTCAGTGGGGATTGACGGCCGGCCTATCGTTGTACATTCGATTGAAAATAAAGAAGCTCTTTCAGCGCATGGTCGATAATGAACTCATGCGTCGGATTATGATCCCCGAAGAATTACCTCATCAGGGGCATCCCGCGGAACATTGAAAGACAGATTTTCTGCTTAACCGAGCATTTTCGGACGAGTATGGCTGGAGGTTCAATTTTACCTCAAATACTGTTTGTGTTCTGCTTCATAGGCCAACATTTTCAGCACCCTGGTAATAGATCCGTTAACAATGTTCTAACTAATTTTCAATATGTAGCCTCGCCCGGGACTATTCAATATCATTTTTGAAGAGGTCCTGTCCTCTATTTTTTTTCGCAGTCTTAAAATATATGTTTTTAGACTTGCCCGGGCACCGGCATAATAATCTCCCCAAAGTATATCGGACAATTCTTCATAACTCACAACCTTATTAGCGTATTTCACCAGGAGGTAGAATATTCTTCCTTCGCTTGTTGTAAGATTTATAGGTTTATCATTATCCCAAACCTGTCTCAAAGAATCTCCAAAATGCAACGATCCACAAGAGATAGTTAAATCCTCCTCATAAAATTGCTTATTTACTAGTAGTCTTTTTACTCTCGCTAATAGTTCCAATTGTCTAAAAGGTTTTATAATATAATCGTTAGCGCCCAAAGATAGGGCTTTTACTACATCACTCTCTTCACCTCGAACAGATACGATTAGAACCGGAATCGGAGAAAACGCCCTTATTTGCTTTAAGACTTCGAATCCGTTTATGTCCGGCAATCCAAGATCAAGAATCACAATATTTGGTTCAAAAGTGGAGATAAGATCGATTCCTCTATTCCCATTGCACGCTGATTTTATTCTAAAGTTTGGGCAACCGATTTGAAATATGGTGGTTATTACATCTACTATTAACGGATCATCTTCAACTATAAGTAAGTTCATCGAATGTTTTTCTCCTCACTGTTAGAACCTCGTCCGATAATAACTCGTTTAGGGGTATACTTACGGCAAATATATTTCCTTGACCTTGAACTGTTTCGAACCAAATATTCCCATTGTGCAATTCGACTATCATCTTTGATAAAGCCAACCCTAACCCTAAGCCGTTTAACTTATCCCTGTCTCTTTCTAGTCGGTGGTATGGTTTAAATAAGGAAGCTCTTTCAGCCTCAGGGATAACGCTTCCTGAATCGATAATTTTAAATATGACCTTGTCCTCTATAGTTTCACATTTTAGAGTAATACGGCCTTTTTCTGGAGTATATTTAATGGCGTTATCTAGCAAATTTAACAATACTTGCCTGATTCGTTCTTTATCTGCCATCAAAAGACCGGCGATTTCAGCACATTCAAATGATACCGCAATATTTTTCTTTTTAGCTTGAGGTTCAATGTATTGGAGAACGTTAGATGTCATTTCTACCCAATCGAAAGATTGTTTTCGAATACCGAGAATTCCAACTTCACCCCGTGCTAATTCTAGTAATTCATCTATTCGTCGATTAAGATTCTCAGCTCCAGTATTTATATTTTGAGCTAATTTTAAAAATGATTTATTCTTAATACCTACGACAAGTACGTCACTCGCAGCAATGATAGGTGTAAGCGGGGTTTTAAGTTCGTGTACTAAAGCCCTAGTAAAATCATTCCGATTCTGTATTTGTTGCTCAAGTTCTAACCGCAACGAACTTTCCTTTTTGAGAGCATCTTCCAGCGATTGTTCTATGTTTTTCCGTTGGGTTATGTCTTCTATTTTACCGATGAAAGCCTCGATCTCTCCACTGCTCGTAAATTGCGGGCATAACATTTCACGGATCCACTGCATTTGACCTTTTTCATTCACAACGCGATATTCCTTTTCCATAGGCCGGTGGAACCCACGGGCTATACTATCATTAATAAAATCATTGCGTTCATCGATGATCTTATCGCGATCTATATCGAAATAATACTTTTCCGAATATTTGGAAAGGAAAGAATTTGCAAATTCTTGCGGGGAAATCCCCATTATATTTTTGATAATTGGGCTTATAAATGACACCTTCATTTTCTTGGGGTCGATAGAGTAGATCGCATCATTCATATTTTCAAGTAATATTATTGGAACGGTGTTGTTCTTAAGTTGTATTATTGGACCTCTATTAGTTGCGCCATTTATACAAACATGTTCGAAGGCTGTACTTAAAGCAGCACTAAATACGTCAGTATTTCCCTTGATATAGTTATAGGGCATCCCGAAGGATTTACTGAAATCTCGAATTATGTCTTCATCGAATTCCGAATTGTCGTAGTTGAATACGTCAATTTGCTTTATCCCAGAAATTTGTAAAACGTTCCCATTTGCACTATTGGCCCCGAACCCTCTCTCCATTTCCTTTTTCCATCGTTTAATAAAAGAAACATCCAAAAACCATGATTCAGAATTCGCGTATTCTAAATATTTATCCTCTCCTAGCATGATTTCGAAACAATTATTGCCAGGAATCTTGTACACGTTGTTTCCATAATAATCTGCCCCGACCCGGTTCAGGTCAGGATGACAGGTACCATATATGATAATTGTAGAATCATTTGCTAATACTGATTTATCCATTTGTTTGCAAACAGTCTCCCCTTCGACATTGAACAAACAACACGGCAGTATCGGGTAAATAGTAAATTCGCAATCGTGAATATTATGAATAACAGATCTAACGTGATCCAACATTGTAATACAAGACACTAATCCAATTCGCACATTACTCTCCCTCAGATAGATTAAGCACTAAATCGTTGATGGCATTCGGTATATCGAGAATATGTTTCGGGTATAAACATTGTTTGAATGGTGTTTTTAATTCGGGGATTAAATTAAATACATTTCCCCCAATTAACATCGTGTATTTGTTAGTAGGGTTATTCCTCAGAACGTTTAGGACAGGCAATTGATGATATTGATTAACAGTGACGACCATTATGGGTAACAGTGATTCTGAAACTAAATTTGGAGGTAGTTCGTGATTTGGGAACATAAATCTCTGGGTTCTTATTCCAGATAAAGCCAATAGAATTTCGAGAGTAATAATAGCAGTCGGAATAATATTCGAAAAATATACAACCGGAATCTTCTTTGCGTATTTATAATCCAGTGTGAGGCGCGAACATTTTACCTTAATATAATTTAAAGTGGCAATAAATTCTGCGGCGCTTAGACTTTTGCCGTTATCCCAATTACGGATCACGTCGATTGTAAGGTCTAATAATTGCGATTGTGATAGATCCGGGAGCCCATTCAAATTGGAATTCAATAAATTAGAATAAAAAGGCGAAGATTTGATGCTTATTGCAGGCATATCAACCCTCCAAACGCAAAGTACCATTAACTTGATGATACCAAAAACTAGTATATCACAATGGTAAATAACGGTAACTAGATGGTAACTAAATGGAGCCGCCTTTAGGCAATATTATACATTGTCATGCGTTTCCTATGCTTGTTGAACGTTAGCTAAAAAGCGGATCGGCCGTTAGTCTAACACGCCTTTGCTTTGAATAGATGTGATACAGCATTTATTAACCCAACTGTGTGAAACTGAAAATGCACACACGATCGCCACTCCGTTAATGACCCGCTAAACAAATCAAGCAAATGTGACTCGCCTTAAAAACCAAAACTGATTTTAAGCTTTCCAAAGCGACATCTAATGTTTGGAAGAGATCCGACAGGCCATTTCGAGGCACGGTCATCCAAACTGACAAGATTATTCCTGCCACTGCGCTCAAGATGTTGATACCGGTATTTATCGTAGGTTGGAATGATGTAACCCCGAAACTTCAATCTCTTGGTTGTTTTGACATCTTTTTGTAACGGATATAGCTCGATTTCAGGATCTTGTAGGGATCGTTTTCTCGGTCCACTCTTAGCCATTCACGGCAGTTCGGACAAACGATCACGCAATTTTCGATATCTCTGTTTCCTCCGGCGCCAATAGGTCTGATAGCAACAGCATACGACTCGGTTTCCCTGATCCATGACTTACAGCAGGCACAATACCAACCCAGGGCGTCTTTTCGGCTTTGCCTGCTTCTGGCCTGAATGACAACTTCGGGTCGAAAATCCATTGACCAACCTCAAATCGAGCAATGTGCGTGGATATCGCTAAAACTGCAGGCATGTGATGCTTACGTGAATAGGTTCCCAAGTCTAGTCGACAAAGTATTTGATTCGGCTTTGCCGTCCCGACAATGGTATGCGATCGGAGCTGCGGCTTTCAAGGAATATTTCTCGAATACCGAGCACAACGGACAGTTGCACTTTTTGCGCATATCGAGATCGGCGCATGTAGCTTTACCCGTGGCACAGTAGACAAGCGGGATGTCTTTTGCCTGAAGCGGTTGCACCTTCAAGGCTTCGGTGATGTCTTTCATCTGGTCCTTGACACACTGGCTTAGGGTTTGAACGTAACACTCGACGCAAAGACACATATTGATGTTTTCCCGAGTAAATGGAACGTTAGAAGATTGATGAATGGTCATCGGTTTCCTCCAGATCTGTTTGACGGCCTCGATTATAGTCCGACATTTTTCGAACATCAAAAGGAGTTTGTATGAGCCACTAGGAGACGAAATGGATACTGATGCTCCCAATTTTTTGTAGTGGGGTGACTTTAATTTCCGTGGGCCTTGCTCTTTCTGCGTTATTCGCGTATCTCACTGCTCCTGAAGGTAAACGCAACACGCGACCAAACTAGTAAAGGCAACTGGTATAGGGTTGGTGACGGCTGGTGTTCTAGTTTACGCGCTCGCAATATAGCTACGGTTCGTGTTTAACGCTGTTTAACCTCAACTGATACATTGCTCGGGTTTGCGCCTGTTAACACAAATCGGGATCATTGTCCTTTCACATGTATGTACGCTCTGGAATATCTAAGACAACCGCGATGGAGCAAGCCTCCAATTATCCCAACAGTGAAGCCATTAGAAAATCAAACCCAAATACAACCACGATAACCGAGAACCTTTAAACATGCAATCCTACTGGAAATAGGGGTGTATAATGTCTGACGGTGGTGGGAACCTCCAAACCGGTCATTTAACCTTGTTAACGCAAGGATATTGAAACCGAAATCTAGTAGGAGGTTTGCGCTGATGTTAGAAACAATCGTTACTCTAGTTGTAATTGCCAAATTACTCTGGAGCATAGCAACGGCGTAACTTAGGAGGAGGGAGGTTCCCACCCCTCCAAATTGTTACCTCTCAAATAGCCCTTTCGTTGGTGAAACAACTCCGAGGACTGCTCGATTAGGAAGCCCGCAAGGAATAATCTGGCTATTGAAACACCACAAAGTAAGTGGTAGCCTATCAAGCAAAACTTTTAAGGAGGAGATCATGGTACAGGGATATTGCATGAAAGATAAGAAAATGGTCACTATGAAGAACCCGAAATCGATCACAATGAAAAACGGGCGACCGGCCACTCAAGGCATTTGCCCGATTTGCGGAACTAAAGTGTTCCGTATTGGTAAGGCTTAAGCACTGCACAAGCGTTAAAGAGCGGGAATCTCCGAGATTCCCGCTCTTTTTTGTTGCTTCAGTGAATGAACAATCTAGTATTTTGTTGGATAGTTAAAACCGCATTGAATTCACCCTCTTAGTCCGCGAAGCGAAAAATAATGATTGTATTTGAAGAATTCTCAGGATAAAATTGTGGCCATAATCCCACTAGAATTCCCTACGTTTTATTGGCCAGAGGTTAAGGATGTGTATTCTGACAGGTCGCCAGATCAGGCAACTAATTTTCTCCGGCCAATATTTGATAGATCCATTCGATGAGTCACTTATCGAGCCGGCAACATGTGATTTGCGCTTATTTCATAAGGTACTGGCTAGTCCTATAGGCGCTAATCAATCAGGTAAAGTAATTGATCTTCGTGATTGCCCTTCGGGTCATGAAATTCTTCCCGGTCAAATGGTCGCCATCCTTTCTTTTGAAAGGATTAACCTACCGTTAAATATTATAGGCAGGTTCGGAATCAGGTCGTCACTCGCCAGGAAAGGCATCAATGCTTTTGGCGGTCTTCAGCTCGATCCGGGCTTTCGTGGCAGATTGATGATGAACCTAATAAATGTGGGCCCAGAGCCTATTACAATACGCGATAAAGACCTTGTGTTTTCGATCGAATTTAGCAAACTGGAAGAAGATGCAGAACAGGGGTATTCTGGTTCTTTCCAAGACCAAGACGATTTCCCTGCTGACCAATATAATTATGTTCTTTCCACAGGGACTTAACTAGAAGTGGTTGTGATACAAGAGACAGGTATCGAGGGCAAGGATGCTAAACTATGACATCAGAGCTGGGGTACGCTCTAGCATGGGTTATCATTTTCATCATATCAGCTACCTTTCACGAGGCAGCCCACGCTTGGGCATCCAAAAAAGGCTGGTTGTTGCATACTTAAATAGGACGGAATTGCAAACAGAATTCCCCACTATTGCAAAGGAAATTCCCCACTAATGCAAAGAGGTCATTGAAGGCGCCGGACCCAAAACAATATCCTTGTGCTGGGAAAAAACAGCTGCAAGGAGGAATGGAGGTTGCTGACAATGACTGAGTTGCATGATCTCAGGAAACTATATTTCGAAGCAGGCAAGAGTATCACGGAGATTTCGCGAGAGACCGGGCGGGACCGGAAAACGGTCAGGACGTACGTGATAAAAGAGGACTGGAATGAGAAACGCCCCGAGTCCGTGGCGGGGATAGGCTTTCCCAAGCTGGACCCGTTTAAAGCTGAAATCAACGCCTGGCTGACGGAGGACAAGAGAGCTAAGCGGAAACAAAGGCATACCGCCCGGCGGGTCTATCAGAGGCTGGCAGAAAAATACCAGGAGGACTTTACCTGCTCTTACCGCACGGTGGCCGGGTATGTCGCCAGGAGCAAGAAGGAGATCTTCGGACAGAGTGCCGGCCACTTGCCGCTGGAGCACATTCCGGGTGAGGCACAGGGGGATTTCGGTGATGCCGAATGCTACGAAAACGGGCAGCTTTGCAGCGGCAAATATCTGAATCTGTCCTTTCCCCACAGCAACAAGGGCTATTTCCAATGGTTCCGGGGAGAAAACCAGGAATGCCTGTTCGAAGGCCTGATCTCGATCTTTGCGCATATTGGAGGCGTGCCGCCGAGAATCTGGTTTGATAACACCAAGACTATTGTCACCCGGGTGTTAAAGGAAGGCGGGCGCACACTGACCGATGATTTTCTGCGCTTCAGTGAGCATTACGGCTTTGAAGCCGTCTTCTGCAATGTCGAGGCTGGTCATGAAAAAGGCAACGTGGAAAGCAAGGTCGGTTACCACCGCCGTAACTGGCTGGTGCCGGTGCCGCGCTTTGACCTGTTAGCCGATTTCAATCAGGAGCTGCTGAAGGTCTGCGACCAGGACGCCGAGAGGGATCACTACCGTAAGGATGCTACGATCGCCGAGCTTTATTCGGCCGACAAGGCCGCCCTGCTGGCTTTACCGGCCATACCGCTGGATGTCAGCAAATACACCACGGTAAGGACTAACGGCTACGGCCGCTTTTACCTGGCCAACGGTCTGCACGAGTACTCGGTCTCT
This region includes:
- a CDS encoding mobile element protein yields the protein MTELHDLRKLYFEAGKSITEISRETGRDRKTVRTYVIKEDWNEKRPESVAGIGFPKLDPFKAEINAWLTEDKRAKRKQRHTARRVYQRLAEKYQEDFTCSYRTVAGYVARSKKEIFGQSAGHLPLEHIPGEAQGDFGDAECYENGQLCSGKYLNLSFPHSNKGYFQWFRGENQECLFEGLISIFAHIGGVPPRIWFDNTKTIVTRVLKEGGRTLTDDFLRFSEHYGFEAVFCNVEAGHEKGNVESKVGYHRRNWLVPVPRFDLLADFNQELLKVCDQDAERDHYRKDATIAELYSADKAALLALPAIPLDVSKYTTVRTNGYGRFYLANGLHEYSVSPQYANSRVLVKITAGEVTPLDKSGQPIVKHRRLYGDTRQQSMQWLPYLTQLSRSPNALKYTGIYPMLPESLKTYLGQCGRADKGKILRVIAALTERNGFEGALETVDHALRYAATDIDSLINLHNRIYGQIPVPPPMPLAGNIPRLRRVTPDLAAYDARLVKAGELNANG
- a CDS encoding sensory box sensor histidine kinase, encoding MRIGLVSCITMLDHVRSVIHNIHDCEFTIYPILPCCLFNVEGETVCKQMDKSVLANDSTIIIYGTCHPDLNRVGADYYGNNVYKIPGNNCFEIMLGEDKYLEYANSESWFLDVSFIKRWKKEMERGFGANSANGNVLQISGIKQIDVFNYDNSEFDEDIIRDFSKSFGMPYNYIKGNTDVFSAALSTAFEHVCINGATNRGPIIQLKNNTVPIILLENMNDAIYSIDPKKMKVSFISPIIKNIMGISPQEFANSFLSKYSEKYYFDIDRDKIIDERNDFINDSIARGFHRPMEKEYRVVNEKGQMQWIREMLCPQFTSSGEIEAFIGKIEDITQRKNIEQSLEDALKKESSLRLELEQQIQNRNDFTRALVHELKTPLTPIIAASDVLVVGIKNKSFLKLAQNINTGAENLNRRIDELLELARGEVGILGIRKQSFDWVEMTSNVLQYIEPQAKKKNIAVSFECAEIAGLLMADKERIRQVLLNLLDNAIKYTPEKGRITLKCETIEDKVIFKIIDSGSVIPEAERASLFKPYHRLERDRDKLNGLGLGLALSKMIVELHNGNIWFETVQGQGNIFAVSIPLNELLSDEVLTVRRKTFDELTYS